In the genome of Rhizobium etli 8C-3, one region contains:
- the tig gene encoding trigger factor: MQVIETLAEGLKREIKVVIPAKDMENKMNERLADVKDKVRINGFRPGKVPVAHLKKVYGKSIMADLVNEIVREQPTQILSSRGEKSATQPEIAMTEDKDEADKILAAEQDFEFTLSYEVLPPIELKSVEGIKITREVVDISDEEVNEQVLKVAESARSYETKKGKAANDDRVTMDYVGKVDGEAFEGGTDQGAELVLGSGRFIPGFEDQLVGVKAGDEKTITVTFPADYPAKNLAGKQATFDVVVKDVAAPVDVEINDELAKKLGLESADRLKEIVRGQIESQYGSLTRQKVKRQILDQLDEMYKFETPKSLVEAEYNGIWSQVNNDLAQSGKTFEDEDTTEEKAKEEYKTLAERRVRLGLVLSEIGEKAGVEVSEDEMQRAIYEQLRQYPGQEKQILEFFRSQPGAAASIRAPIFEEKVIDHLLTEIEVTDKKVTKEELLADEDGEGSLKETKKAAPKKKAAAKVEDSEGEEAAAPKKKAAAKKKASEGDAE, translated from the coding sequence ATGCAGGTTATCGAAACGCTCGCTGAAGGGCTGAAGCGCGAAATCAAGGTCGTTATCCCGGCCAAGGACATGGAAAACAAGATGAACGAGCGCCTTGCCGACGTAAAGGACAAGGTGCGCATCAATGGCTTCCGTCCCGGCAAGGTTCCCGTCGCCCACCTTAAGAAGGTCTACGGCAAGTCGATCATGGCCGATCTCGTCAACGAGATCGTTCGCGAGCAGCCTACCCAGATCCTTTCCAGCCGTGGCGAGAAGTCCGCTACCCAGCCGGAAATTGCAATGACGGAAGACAAGGACGAAGCTGACAAGATCCTCGCCGCAGAGCAGGACTTCGAGTTCACGCTCTCCTACGAAGTCTTGCCACCGATCGAACTGAAGTCCGTCGAGGGCATCAAGATCACTCGCGAAGTTGTTGATATTTCTGACGAAGAAGTCAACGAGCAGGTTCTCAAGGTTGCCGAAAGCGCCCGTTCTTACGAAACCAAGAAGGGCAAGGCCGCCAATGACGACCGCGTCACGATGGATTATGTTGGCAAGGTCGACGGGGAAGCCTTCGAAGGCGGCACCGATCAGGGTGCTGAACTCGTCCTCGGCTCCGGCCGCTTCATCCCGGGCTTCGAAGACCAGCTGGTCGGCGTCAAGGCTGGCGATGAGAAGACCATCACCGTGACCTTCCCGGCCGACTATCCGGCAAAGAATCTCGCCGGCAAGCAAGCCACCTTCGACGTCGTCGTCAAAGACGTTGCCGCTCCGGTCGACGTGGAAATCAATGACGAGCTGGCAAAGAAGCTCGGTCTCGAATCCGCCGATCGCCTGAAGGAAATTGTCCGCGGCCAGATCGAGTCGCAGTACGGCTCGCTGACCCGCCAGAAGGTCAAGCGCCAGATCCTCGACCAGCTCGACGAGATGTACAAGTTCGAGACCCCGAAGTCGCTCGTTGAAGCCGAATATAACGGCATCTGGAGCCAGGTGAACAACGATCTCGCCCAGTCCGGCAAGACGTTCGAAGACGAAGACACGACCGAAGAGAAGGCCAAGGAAGAATACAAGACACTCGCCGAACGCCGCGTCCGCCTCGGCCTTGTCCTCTCCGAAATCGGCGAAAAGGCCGGCGTCGAAGTGAGCGAAGACGAAATGCAGCGCGCGATCTACGAGCAACTGCGCCAGTATCCGGGCCAGGAGAAGCAGATCCTCGAGTTTTTCCGCAGCCAGCCGGGCGCTGCTGCTTCGATCCGCGCGCCGATCTTCGAGGAAAAGGTCATCGACCACCTGCTGACCGAGATCGAGGTCACGGACAAGAAGGTCACCAAGGAAGAGCTGCTTGCCGACGAAGACGGCGAAGGTTCGCTGAAGGAAACCAAGAAGGCCGCGCCGAAGAAGAAGGCAGCCGCGAAGGTTGAAGATTCCGAAGGCGAAGAGGCCGCTGCTCCCAAAAAGAAGGCCGCTGCGAAGAAAAAGGCCTCAGAAGGCGACGCAGAGTAA
- a CDS encoding UDP-glucuronic acid decarboxylase family protein, with protein MRSFVPNEICSGYDDLSGRTPKKVLVNGGAGFLGSHLCERLLKSGHEVICLDNFSTGRRSNVHHLRPFSRFRIIEHDVRNPFDVDAALIFNFASPASPPDYQRDPVGTLLTNVLGAVNALDLARRNGATIVQSSTSEVYGDPEHSPQRESYCGNVNPVGPRACYDEGKRSAETLFFDYHRTYGVDIRVGRIFNTYGPRMRPDDGRVVSNFIVQALQNKNITIYGDGSQTRSFCYVEDLIEGFIRFSNAGKKCTGPINLGNPAEIPVRQLAEMIREMTNSRSRIVHLPRVTDDPKQRRPDISRAQAKLGWQPRVALDIGLGKTIKYFEARLSAAKVAEAV; from the coding sequence ATGCGTAGTTTCGTTCCCAACGAAATATGTTCCGGTTATGATGATCTATCGGGCCGGACACCGAAGAAAGTGCTCGTCAACGGAGGCGCGGGATTCCTAGGCTCCCACTTGTGCGAGCGGCTTCTCAAGAGCGGCCACGAAGTCATCTGTCTGGACAATTTCTCGACCGGCCGCCGATCCAACGTCCACCATCTCCGGCCATTTTCACGTTTTCGGATCATCGAGCACGATGTTCGCAATCCGTTTGACGTGGATGCGGCGCTGATTTTCAACTTCGCGTCTCCGGCATCTCCGCCGGACTATCAGCGCGATCCGGTTGGTACCTTGCTCACCAATGTGCTCGGCGCCGTCAATGCGCTTGATCTGGCACGGCGGAACGGGGCGACGATCGTGCAGTCCTCGACCTCAGAGGTCTATGGCGATCCCGAGCACAGCCCGCAGCGGGAGAGCTATTGCGGCAATGTCAACCCGGTCGGTCCGCGTGCCTGCTATGACGAAGGCAAGCGCAGTGCCGAGACGCTGTTTTTCGACTACCATCGAACCTACGGCGTCGATATTCGGGTCGGGCGGATTTTCAACACCTATGGGCCGCGCATGCGTCCCGATGACGGCCGCGTGGTCTCGAATTTCATCGTCCAGGCACTGCAGAACAAGAACATCACCATTTACGGCGATGGTTCGCAGACCCGTTCCTTCTGCTATGTCGAGGACCTGATCGAAGGGTTCATTCGCTTCTCGAACGCCGGCAAGAAATGCACCGGGCCGATCAATCTCGGCAATCCGGCCGAAATCCCGGTCCGCCAGCTCGCCGAGATGATCCGCGAGATGACGAACTCGCGCTCGCGCATCGTTCATCTGCCCCGGGTCACAGATGACCCGAAGCAGCGGCGGCCGGATATCTCGCGAGCACAGGCAAAACTCGGCTGGCAGCCGCGTGTCGCACTGGACATAGGCCTTGGAAAGACGATCAAATATTTCGAGGCACGTCTTTCCGCGGCAAAGGTAGCGGAGGCAGTATGA
- a CDS encoding DUF995 domain-containing protein, translating to MRIGTRTYGAAAVVLSLVLCLPGSAAAAEAKKAPVPLSAYELYQLYRNKTWTWGAGGGRFMDESRRFVAWTNDGGKQWVAEGRWAVDDLGQMCMRATWTNEEGPNRVSTCFGHRKIGRVIYQKRQPDGNWYIFRHASARAGDEYLKLVPADTVSANADAYRQKLMARR from the coding sequence ATGAGAATAGGAACAAGAACATATGGCGCGGCGGCTGTCGTCCTCAGCCTGGTACTTTGCCTGCCGGGTTCGGCAGCGGCGGCCGAAGCGAAGAAAGCGCCGGTGCCGCTCAGCGCCTACGAACTCTATCAGCTCTATCGCAACAAGACCTGGACCTGGGGTGCCGGTGGCGGCCGCTTCATGGACGAAAGCCGCCGCTTCGTCGCCTGGACCAATGATGGTGGCAAGCAATGGGTGGCCGAGGGCCGGTGGGCCGTCGACGATCTCGGGCAGATGTGCATGCGCGCCACCTGGACGAACGAAGAAGGCCCGAACCGGGTCAGCACCTGCTTCGGTCACCGCAAGATCGGCAGGGTCATTTACCAGAAGCGCCAGCCCGACGGCAATTGGTACATCTTCCGCCACGCCTCGGCGCGCGCCGGAGACGAATATCTGAAGCTCGTGCCGGCAGACACCGTCAGTGCCAATGCTGATGCCTACAGGCAGAAGCTGATGGCTCGAAGGTAA
- a CDS encoding DUF1127 domain-containing protein: protein MNPIRIAKSWISYRRTLNELGNLSNQTLSDIGISRYEIRNIASRSFR, encoded by the coding sequence ATGAACCCGATCCGCATTGCTAAGAGCTGGATTAGCTACCGCCGCACGCTCAACGAGCTTGGCAACCTTTCGAACCAGACGCTCTCCGACATCGGTATCAGCCGCTACGAGATCCGCAATATCGCATCTCGCTCGTTCCGTTGA
- a CDS encoding glycosyltransferase, which yields MNVAPFVTRQRRATAAPAARQHALEPVFAGWGRAFYWFGVACWLSALAYFWTWWLQPAHVISTPAFIMTTAIVAWVTLIPAYFIFIFVNAKRMKPSAAVPAGRIAMVVTKAPSEPFEVVRKTLLAMLDQKGVEFDIWLADEDPAEETKRWCARHGIFISTRKGIAAYHQTKWPRRTRCKEGNLAYFYDRYGYDRYDFVAQFDADHVPDPTYLQEVMKPFADPSVGYVSAPSICDANATDSWAARGRLYAEASLHGSLQAGYNSGWAPLCIGSHYAVRTAALRQIGGLGPELAEDHSTTLMMNAGGWRGVHALDAIAHGDGPATFADLVVQEFQWSRSLVTILLQYSRIYVPKLPLKLKFQFLFSQVWYPLFSAFMALMFALPVFALLTGHVFVGVTYPEFLLHFAPLSLVLIALALFWRRSATFRPYDAKLFGWEGIAFVLLRWPWSLAGSLAALRDHVSGSFVDFRITPKGTQAQRTLPPVVLLPYLLLAGISLAAMVLAPVEGAARGFYIFAGINAMIYAALTMLIVARHARESGSPLMPRSRGLRLVAACALTLLVAGGGELRLHGLSSLEALSHGQRIVSFTEAKFAVAGAGFGGGKTRIVKFRFKWNGFGQQVAARSKRVEPSA from the coding sequence ATGAACGTGGCGCCATTCGTGACCAGACAGAGAAGGGCGACGGCGGCTCCTGCTGCCAGACAGCACGCGCTCGAGCCCGTCTTTGCAGGCTGGGGCCGCGCTTTCTACTGGTTCGGCGTCGCCTGCTGGCTTTCCGCGCTTGCCTATTTCTGGACATGGTGGCTGCAGCCCGCCCATGTGATCTCAACGCCGGCATTCATCATGACGACGGCGATCGTAGCCTGGGTCACGCTGATCCCGGCCTATTTCATCTTCATCTTCGTCAATGCCAAGCGGATGAAGCCTTCGGCTGCCGTCCCCGCTGGCCGCATCGCCATGGTGGTCACCAAGGCGCCGTCCGAGCCTTTCGAGGTGGTGCGCAAGACATTGCTTGCCATGCTGGATCAGAAAGGCGTCGAGTTCGACATCTGGCTCGCCGACGAGGATCCGGCCGAAGAGACGAAGCGGTGGTGCGCCCGACATGGCATCTTTATTTCGACGCGCAAGGGCATCGCTGCCTATCACCAGACCAAGTGGCCGCGCCGGACGCGCTGCAAGGAAGGCAACCTTGCTTATTTTTACGATCGCTACGGTTATGACCGCTATGACTTCGTGGCGCAGTTCGATGCCGACCACGTACCGGATCCGACCTATCTGCAGGAGGTCATGAAACCCTTCGCCGATCCGAGCGTCGGTTATGTCTCGGCCCCCAGCATATGCGATGCGAATGCCACCGACAGTTGGGCCGCAAGAGGCAGGCTCTATGCCGAGGCAAGCCTCCATGGTTCGCTTCAGGCGGGTTACAACAGCGGCTGGGCGCCGCTCTGCATCGGCTCGCATTATGCCGTGCGCACCGCAGCGTTGCGCCAGATCGGCGGCCTAGGGCCGGAACTTGCGGAAGATCACTCGACGACGCTGATGATGAATGCCGGCGGATGGCGCGGCGTGCACGCGCTCGATGCGATCGCCCACGGTGACGGCCCGGCGACGTTTGCCGATCTCGTCGTCCAGGAATTCCAGTGGTCGCGGAGCCTGGTGACGATCCTCCTACAATACTCGCGCATCTATGTTCCGAAGCTGCCGCTGAAGCTGAAATTCCAGTTCCTGTTTTCGCAGGTTTGGTATCCGCTGTTTTCGGCGTTCATGGCGCTCATGTTCGCCCTTCCGGTCTTTGCCTTGTTGACAGGTCACGTCTTCGTTGGCGTCACCTATCCGGAATTCCTGCTGCATTTCGCGCCTTTGTCTCTGGTGCTGATTGCGCTTGCCCTCTTCTGGAGGCGCAGCGCAACTTTCCGGCCTTATGACGCCAAGCTCTTTGGCTGGGAAGGCATTGCCTTCGTTCTTCTACGCTGGCCCTGGTCGCTTGCCGGAAGCCTGGCTGCGCTGCGCGATCACGTCTCCGGCTCCTTTGTCGATTTCCGCATCACGCCGAAGGGCACGCAAGCGCAAAGGACACTGCCACCGGTGGTTCTTCTTCCCTATCTGCTGCTGGCCGGTATTTCCCTTGCCGCGATGGTGCTGGCACCTGTCGAAGGCGCTGCCCGCGGCTTTTATATCTTCGCCGGCATCAACGCCATGATCTATGCCGCGCTGACCATGTTGATCGTTGCGCGCCACGCACGCGAGAGCGGCTCGCCGCTTATGCCCCGCTCACGCGGTCTAAGGCTCGTGGCGGCCTGCGCGCTGACGCTTCTTGTCGCCGGCGGAGGCGAACTCCGCCTGCACGGCCTGAGCAGTCTCGAAGCGCTGTCGCACGGCCAGAGAATCGTCAGTTTCACGGAAGCAAAATTCGCAGTCGCAGGTGCTGGTTTCGGCGGCGGCAAGACGCGGATCGTCAAATTCCGGTTCAAGTGGAATGGGTTCGGGCAGCAGGTTGCAGCACGATCAAAGAGAGTGGAGCCGAGCGCGTAG
- a CDS encoding glycoside hydrolase family 26 protein, whose protein sequence is MKKLRERIVSATAIALLLSVAAAPLTPSLAQETAGVPASLGQTIVDKRPVLHADGIKFGAYDPHGDFTSQQGVSTEHLFLPWEDVDLETLKAADAYAQARGRNLLISVEPWSWDVDWRLSSDELRQKVLRGDYDVNMRAIARMITELKSPVIVRWGQEMEDQSSRFSWAGWNPRDYVTAYRRMMDIVRAEAPGVEVMWSPKGLDGLDAYYPGDNYVDLVGLSVFGLEPYDTLAYGGPRDFRQALTDGYRRVVGYGKPIWVAELGYEGKDAYMRPWIDTVTLKHSDFPKLEEVVYFNDRDVHAWPFNLGRPNWRVIKGDETN, encoded by the coding sequence ATGAAGAAGCTGAGGGAAAGAATAGTCTCGGCTACCGCGATCGCACTGCTGCTGTCCGTCGCAGCTGCCCCCCTGACGCCGAGCCTGGCGCAGGAAACCGCTGGAGTTCCAGCGTCCCTGGGCCAGACAATCGTTGACAAGCGCCCCGTCCTGCACGCGGACGGCATCAAATTCGGGGCCTATGATCCGCACGGCGATTTCACCTCGCAGCAGGGTGTCTCGACCGAGCACCTGTTCCTGCCGTGGGAAGACGTCGACCTCGAAACGCTGAAGGCGGCGGACGCCTATGCGCAGGCGAGGGGACGCAACCTGCTGATTTCCGTCGAACCCTGGTCATGGGACGTTGACTGGCGACTGAGTTCCGATGAGCTGCGCCAGAAGGTCTTGCGCGGCGACTACGACGTCAACATGCGTGCGATCGCTCGTATGATCACCGAGCTCAAGAGCCCGGTCATCGTCCGCTGGGGGCAGGAAATGGAAGACCAGAGCAGCCGGTTCTCCTGGGCGGGCTGGAACCCGCGCGACTATGTCACCGCATACCGGCGTATGATGGACATCGTGCGTGCTGAGGCACCTGGGGTGGAAGTGATGTGGTCTCCGAAAGGACTTGACGGCCTCGACGCTTACTATCCGGGTGACAATTATGTCGATCTCGTCGGTCTCTCCGTCTTCGGCCTGGAGCCCTACGACACGCTTGCTTACGGTGGTCCGCGCGACTTCCGCCAAGCGCTGACGGACGGCTATCGGCGGGTCGTGGGATACGGCAAGCCCATCTGGGTAGCCGAACTGGGCTATGAAGGGAAAGACGCCTACATGAGGCCGTGGATCGACACTGTCACCTTGAAGCACAGCGATTTTCCGAAACTGGAAGAAGTCGTCTATTTCAACGACCGTGACGTCCATGCCTGGCCCTTCAATCTCGGCCGCCCCAATTGGAGGGTCATCAAGGGCGACGAGACAAACTAA
- a CDS encoding DUF1127 domain-containing protein, giving the protein MNLTRSFNNWRKYRQTVTELGRMTNRELHDLGIDRSDIHRVAREATGR; this is encoded by the coding sequence ATGAACCTGACACGCTCTTTCAACAACTGGCGCAAGTATCGTCAGACCGTTACTGAACTCGGCCGCATGACCAACCGCGAATTGCACGACCTCGGCATCGACCGCTCGGACATCCATCGCGTCGCTCGCGAGGCTACTGGCCGCTAA
- a CDS encoding DUF2157 domain-containing protein, whose product MYRGRLERDLSLWVEKGLLPEAMAELLLVEYDSRPASFSLGNVLMVFAAILLAAAVLLLVASNWEAIPRLVRVGAILALIWAVYLGAALLFARGASAVASGLLVIGALSFGGAISLIGQMYHLSGDEQTVMYLWFAVAAVSAALFRSSAVTAIAGFLSWASFAVYLTDHGARWVGFDPWAPPVMAVVIVALVRFTGADRARHLAYLLAVGWLAWLYTLHEDIRMAFAFVLCGMAVFVAVSLPPLRGLAFIRTAGAAPAFYAFLVAAVGLLLLNMVHDESWPLVVVGMATLATAVLAIALQGRDNGAVRYLAYAAFAAEVFYLASVTVGSILGTSSLFLLSGLLVAVVAWVVIRLERRFGARATEVTE is encoded by the coding sequence ATGTATCGGGGACGGTTGGAGCGGGATCTCTCGCTCTGGGTGGAAAAGGGTCTGCTGCCGGAAGCGATGGCGGAATTGCTGCTTGTCGAATACGACAGCCGGCCGGCAAGTTTCAGTCTCGGCAATGTGCTGATGGTGTTTGCCGCGATCCTGCTTGCCGCGGCTGTCCTCTTGCTCGTCGCCTCAAATTGGGAGGCGATCCCGCGGCTGGTGCGTGTCGGCGCGATTCTTGCCCTTATCTGGGCTGTTTATCTCGGCGCCGCACTGCTGTTTGCCCGAGGGGCTTCGGCGGTTGCCAGTGGCCTGCTCGTCATCGGTGCCCTGAGCTTCGGTGGCGCGATCTCTCTGATCGGCCAGATGTATCATCTGTCGGGCGACGAGCAGACGGTCATGTATCTCTGGTTCGCGGTTGCGGCCGTGTCTGCCGCGCTCTTCCGCTCGAGTGCGGTGACTGCGATCGCCGGCTTTCTGTCCTGGGCTTCATTTGCTGTCTATCTGACGGACCACGGCGCGCGTTGGGTGGGTTTCGATCCCTGGGCGCCGCCCGTCATGGCCGTGGTCATCGTCGCACTGGTGCGTTTTACCGGCGCCGATCGCGCACGGCACCTTGCCTATCTGCTTGCCGTCGGCTGGCTTGCCTGGCTCTACACCTTGCATGAAGATATCCGGATGGCATTCGCCTTCGTGCTTTGCGGCATGGCCGTATTCGTGGCCGTCAGCCTGCCGCCCTTGCGTGGCCTTGCATTCATAAGGACTGCGGGTGCTGCGCCGGCCTTTTATGCATTCCTGGTGGCGGCAGTCGGATTGCTGCTGCTCAACATGGTGCACGATGAAAGCTGGCCGCTTGTTGTGGTCGGCATGGCAACGCTCGCAACGGCCGTGCTGGCGATCGCGCTGCAGGGCCGGGACAACGGCGCCGTGCGCTATCTTGCCTATGCTGCCTTTGCCGCTGAGGTTTTTTACCTTGCTTCCGTCACAGTGGGTTCGATCCTCGGAACATCGAGCCTCTTTCTTCTGTCCGGTCTGCTGGTGGCAGTCGTTGCCTGGGTGGTGATCCGCCTGGAGAGACGGTTCGGCGCAAGGGCGACGGAGGTGACGGAATGA
- a CDS encoding GDYXXLXY domain-containing protein, giving the protein MNVQASRRQSGRGYLIAAVIAAALQTAILGYIIESRAAILRSGTEVLLKTTPVDPRDFLRGDYVVLNYEISSVPAQTVVGELPNLPGEQTLWVRLKKQPDGFWAIGESSFQPLPEAAESVLLKSRPFYSYGVRTPDTIRVEYGIERYYVPEGQGKPLEEARQDGNVSIAARVSGDGMAQIRSLLVDGKPAYEEPLY; this is encoded by the coding sequence ATGAATGTGCAGGCTTCAAGACGTCAATCGGGCAGGGGTTATCTGATAGCCGCTGTCATTGCTGCCGCCCTCCAGACCGCCATTTTGGGATACATAATCGAGAGCCGCGCGGCGATCCTGCGCAGCGGCACCGAAGTCCTGCTGAAGACGACACCTGTCGATCCACGTGATTTCCTGCGTGGCGACTACGTCGTTCTGAATTACGAGATCTCCTCGGTTCCGGCACAAACAGTGGTCGGCGAACTTCCCAACCTACCGGGCGAGCAGACGCTCTGGGTTCGCTTGAAAAAGCAGCCGGACGGCTTTTGGGCAATTGGCGAATCGTCGTTCCAGCCGCTCCCTGAGGCGGCCGAAAGCGTCCTGCTCAAGAGCCGTCCATTTTACAGCTACGGTGTGCGCACGCCCGACACGATCCGCGTCGAATACGGGATCGAACGCTATTATGTACCGGAGGGCCAGGGCAAGCCGCTGGAGGAGGCCCGGCAGGACGGGAACGTTTCGATTGCTGCGCGCGTTTCAGGCGATGGCATGGCCCAGATCCGCAGCCTGCTCGTAGACGGCAAGCCCGCCTATGAGGAGCCACTTTACTGA
- a CDS encoding helix-turn-helix transcriptional regulator, protein MFMTASKTGDAGESRKFGPAGDTILVIANADLFSECLAEALAKKFAGCEVVSKGYSKAMLENDANDAKLVLFYHIAGPELNEALQVVRENHPSTSIGLVVEAIDMLEPYINRLVEARVIDGVLPLNLRLDVFMAAVDLLMKGGEHFPSALLNRLTAAQPDKSLYETKSATAAGPGALRLRQGDLSALTTREVQILDLICKGTQNKIIADELHLSENTVKVHVRNIYKKMNVRNRTEAASRFFNNEAGNTSGRWRN, encoded by the coding sequence ATGTTCATGACGGCATCGAAGACGGGGGATGCCGGTGAAAGCCGAAAATTCGGCCCGGCCGGAGATACAATACTGGTCATTGCAAATGCGGATTTGTTCTCCGAATGCCTGGCAGAGGCTTTGGCGAAGAAATTCGCAGGCTGCGAAGTGGTCAGCAAGGGCTATTCAAAGGCCATGCTGGAAAACGACGCAAACGATGCCAAGCTAGTCCTCTTCTATCATATAGCAGGGCCTGAACTGAACGAGGCGCTCCAGGTCGTGCGGGAAAACCACCCGTCGACGTCGATCGGTCTCGTCGTCGAGGCGATCGACATGCTGGAGCCCTATATAAACCGGCTGGTCGAAGCGCGGGTCATCGATGGCGTGCTGCCGCTCAATCTCCGCCTCGACGTGTTCATGGCGGCGGTTGACCTTCTGATGAAGGGCGGTGAGCATTTCCCGTCGGCGCTGCTTAACCGGCTCACGGCTGCCCAGCCGGACAAATCGCTCTACGAAACGAAGTCGGCTACTGCGGCTGGTCCCGGCGCTCTGAGGCTTCGCCAAGGCGACCTTTCCGCGCTCACCACCCGCGAAGTCCAGATCCTGGACCTCATCTGCAAGGGTACGCAGAACAAGATCATCGCCGATGAGCTGCACCTTTCCGAAAACACGGTGAAGGTTCATGTCCGCAACATCTATAAGAAGATGAATGTCCGCAACCGCACTGAGGCCGCGTCACGCTTCTTCAACAATGAAGCCGGCAACACATCGGGCAGGTGGCGGAACTAG
- a CDS encoding squalene cyclase, whose amino-acid sequence MTHSGSVIDWLLHSDPSIRWQVMRDLIDAPEPEWAAERVKVETEGWGARLLSCQDEDGQWAGGSFVPADFDPREWKEHGQPWTATTFSLSQLREFGLDPSSDRAKRTVELIGANARWDEGGQPYWEGEVEECINGRTVADGAYFGVDVSSIVDRLVGERLADGGWNCERINGSVRSSFASTINVLEGLLEYEKATGGTPQSQEARRSGEEYLLKRNLFCRLGTREPADERFLRFLHPNRWRYDILRALDYFRFSAMLTGADPDPRLGEAICHIRSRRLENGTWPLDWSLSGRVWFEVDDGQGEPSRWVTLRAMRVIRWWQS is encoded by the coding sequence ATGACACACTCCGGCTCGGTGATCGACTGGCTTCTCCACTCCGACCCATCGATCCGATGGCAGGTGATGCGCGACCTGATTGACGCCCCGGAGCCGGAGTGGGCGGCTGAGCGGGTCAAGGTGGAGACAGAGGGCTGGGGAGCCAGACTTCTCTCCTGCCAGGACGAGGACGGGCAATGGGCAGGCGGTTCCTTCGTCCCGGCCGATTTTGATCCTCGCGAATGGAAGGAGCACGGTCAGCCGTGGACGGCCACGACCTTTTCCTTGTCGCAGCTCCGGGAGTTCGGTCTCGATCCGTCATCGGATCGGGCCAAACGCACTGTCGAATTGATCGGCGCTAACGCACGTTGGGACGAGGGCGGCCAGCCATACTGGGAGGGCGAAGTCGAGGAGTGCATTAATGGCCGGACCGTTGCCGATGGCGCCTATTTTGGGGTTGACGTCTCGTCCATTGTCGACAGGCTGGTAGGCGAGCGTCTCGCCGACGGCGGCTGGAACTGCGAGAGGATCAACGGTTCGGTCCGCTCGTCATTCGCCAGCACCATCAACGTGCTGGAAGGCCTCCTTGAGTACGAGAAAGCCACGGGAGGTACGCCTCAATCTCAAGAGGCTCGCAGGTCGGGCGAAGAGTATCTCCTGAAGCGAAACCTCTTTTGCCGTCTCGGCACGCGTGAGCCGGCAGACGAGCGGTTTTTGCGCTTCCTGCACCCGAACCGTTGGCGCTACGACATCCTGCGTGCACTAGACTATTTCCGCTTCTCTGCGATGTTGACCGGCGCCGATCCCGATCCGCGACTTGGCGAAGCTATCTGCCACATCCGGTCGAGACGCCTTGAGAACGGCACCTGGCCTCTTGACTGGAGTCTTTCAGGGCGGGTGTGGTTCGAGGTCGACGACGGGCAGGGCGAGCCCTCGCGGTGGGTGACCCTGCGGGCGATGCGGGTGATTAGATGGTGGCAAAGTTAG
- the galE gene encoding UDP-glucose 4-epimerase GalE, translating to MSPYIIVTGGAGYIGSHICKALAGAGFTPVAYDNLSTGHQDAVRWGPLVDADIADVGSLKKALGRFQPICVIHCAANAYVGESVTDPRKYYRNNVSGSLALLEACLDQHVDRIVFSSSCATYGIPAALPIREEMVQLPVNPYGRTKLIFEMALEDYAAAYGLRFVSLRYFNAAGADPQGDLAERHEPETHLIPRALLAAAHRLPCLEVFGNDYETEDGTCVRDYIHVSDLAQAHLAAVDYLASGGETLRVNLGSGHGTSVGEILSAIHRITGHEVPVHYDMRRAGDPPVLFADTARARAVLGFTPQFSDIDTIIRTASPTFGLEVRA from the coding sequence ATGTCTCCCTACATCATCGTCACTGGTGGCGCCGGCTACATCGGCAGCCACATCTGCAAGGCGCTAGCGGGGGCGGGGTTCACGCCGGTCGCGTATGACAATCTCTCGACCGGCCATCAGGATGCCGTTCGCTGGGGGCCGTTGGTCGATGCCGACATCGCCGATGTCGGCTCCCTGAAAAAGGCCCTCGGCCGGTTCCAGCCAATATGCGTCATCCATTGCGCGGCGAATGCCTATGTCGGCGAGTCCGTCACCGATCCGCGCAAGTACTATCGCAACAATGTTTCCGGCAGCCTTGCGCTTTTGGAAGCATGCCTCGACCAGCACGTCGACCGCATCGTCTTTTCGAGCAGCTGCGCGACCTATGGCATTCCGGCGGCATTGCCGATCCGCGAGGAGATGGTCCAGTTGCCGGTCAATCCCTACGGACGAACGAAACTCATCTTCGAAATGGCGCTGGAGGATTATGCCGCCGCCTATGGCCTTCGTTTCGTGTCGCTGCGTTACTTCAATGCCGCAGGTGCCGATCCGCAGGGCGATCTTGCCGAGCGCCATGAACCTGAAACGCATCTCATCCCGCGCGCCTTGCTTGCGGCTGCACACCGTCTGCCGTGCCTGGAGGTCTTCGGCAATGACTACGAGACCGAGGATGGCACCTGTGTTCGCGATTACATCCATGTCAGCGATCTCGCGCAGGCCCACCTTGCCGCCGTCGACTACCTTGCAAGCGGTGGCGAAACGCTGCGAGTCAATCTCGGCTCCGGCCATGGCACCTCGGTCGGCGAGATCCTGAGCGCCATCCATCGCATCACCGGGCACGAGGTTCCCGTTCACTACGATATGCGCCGTGCAGGCGACCCGCCCGTGCTTTTTGCCGATACCGCGCGGGCCCGGGCGGTTCTCGGCTTCACCCCGCAGTTCTCCGATATCGATACAATCATCCGCACGGCGAGCCCGACCTTCGGTCTGGAGGTACGCGCATGA